The DNA region TATGCGCCTATGCATGAAGAATTATTCATGTGGGTTTACGATCTCCAAAAACTGTTATCTATTAACCGGCTAAGGCACTTAGAATTCAGTGAAGGCTTCAAAAGTTTGATCGGTATATAATACAATCACCTTTTGAATTTTCTTCCTATGGATTTCATTAACAGGTGTTTCAGTTTTTAGTGAACCAGGTTTTACCATGTTTTGTAGAACCCGCCTGCCAGCAGAAACCTTAGTGTCATCAACTCTGATATTCTTTTCTTCTTCTTGATCAGAAGTCTTATTTGCCACTGGAATGTCAAACAATGCTCGTTGCTGACTTTGAGTATTTCTGGTCAAAACCTTAGGCATCTCTTCTGATCCTTCACTATTGTCAGCATCACGCCAAATTTCACCTTTGCCGGAAAGGATCCAATCAGGATTGAGATTCGGAAAACGAGACAAAACCTTTTGCACGAAATCAAGACTTGGATTATTCCGGCCAGAGAGGATATGCGAAATTGTTGCCCTCTGCACGCCGATAGCATCTGCAAAAATCGAAGGACTCATTTTGGTCTCAGCTAAAAATGTTTCGATTCTGTTAACAATCATTTCCAAAATTTAAATGTGTTTACAAAGATAACTAACATTCGATAAAGTTCGATAAATAATCAATTGACATTAGTAAACTCATGATAATTGCCATTATTTATTATAGTATAATTATCAATAGTTCGTGTATAATGTTCTTTATCATAAATTTATGTTCATACTTTTAGAATACAAAGGCGCTAGAATGTTGGGAGCTATTCCTAATACTTATACTTCAGGTTATCTATATAAAACACTGGTATATAGCTTATAAGGTAATCAGTAGTTGCTAATCACTCAATTCTGCAATTTTTGGATTACAAATGTAAATAATGAAAACCTCCTATAATACTATATTCTAGCAACTTAGTAAGCATAGATGCAATACTAGAAGTTAAGTGTTAAATAGGTTTACAGATGTAATCCATGATTAACATCCGTAACAAAACTTGTTGCGATACAGTTTTTGTAAGAAGTAGTCTAAATATGACTACCAGCTTGAATATTGCTAGCCGGGCAAATGCTGCAATATCTCATTAGAATAATCTATAAAGGAAAATGAAAGCTTTAATGTTGGCTGTGTGCTCCGGCAAAATTGGTTAAATAATGTCTAAACCAACTTCTCCCCTAGCTTTTGAATCAGGTTGATCCACTTTTGCCTTTGCCTGTTGGTTGAGATTTTAATTGGGCCAATGGTTGTGATCCGTACAGGATTAATTCCACAAAACTGGAGAATGCCTTTTTTCATTGCATGATGCCCGGGTTGTTTGAGAACCCACCTATAGTACCAGGGAGAATTATCCATTGTAACAATTAGTCGTGCAGACTTGCCCGTTAATAATTTCTGTGGCTTATTTCTGCCATTGATATACCTGAAAGCAAAACCGGGAAGAAACGTACGATCAATGAAGCCTTTTAGCAGGGCTGGAAAAGTTGACCACCAGTTTGGGTAGAAAAACACCATGTGTTCTGACCAATTTATAAGCGACTGTGCCGTAACAAGATCCGGCTCAAGCTCCTGGTTCCCACGGTAACCGCTGCTAAAATTGGGGTCGAAGCGAAGCTGGTTCAGTTTTAAGTATTTGATATCTGCTCCTGATTGTTCTGCTCCTTTAATATAAGCTTGCGTAAGCTTATCGCTAAAAGTGTCTTTAACCGGATGACCAAGTATTATCAGTATTTTTTTCATTTAGTTTCATGTCTACTCATAAATAGATCGTGAAATTTTATTCCTGAGAAAGATCAAGCGGCTTACTCACTTTGCTTTTAAGCAGTGCATGTTCGATGACATCAATCATGCTGTCCACATAATGAAAGTTCACACCCTCAATATAACGTGCGGGTATCTCGGCAATATCTTTTCGGTTCTCACCTGAGAGTACTATATCGGTAATACTGGCTCTTTTTGCTGCAAGAATTTTTTCTTTGATCCCTCCTACCGGTAAAACTTTTCCTCGCAGGGTAATTTCACC from Bacteroidales bacterium includes:
- a CDS encoding helix-turn-helix transcriptional regulator — encoded protein: MEMIVNRIETFLAETKMSPSIFADAIGVQRATISHILSGRNNPSLDFVQKVLSRFPNLNPDWILSGKGEIWRDADNSEGSEEMPKVLTRNTQSQQRALFDIPVANKTSDQEEEKNIRVDDTKVSAGRRVLQNMVKPGSLKTETPVNEIHRKKIQKVIVLYTDQTFEAFTEF
- a CDS encoding NAD(P)H-dependent oxidoreductase, which gives rise to MKKILIILGHPVKDTFSDKLTQAYIKGAEQSGADIKYLKLNQLRFDPNFSSGYRGNQELEPDLVTAQSLINWSEHMVFFYPNWWSTFPALLKGFIDRTFLPGFAFRYINGRNKPQKLLTGKSARLIVTMDNSPWYYRWVLKQPGHHAMKKGILQFCGINPVRITTIGPIKISTNRQRQKWINLIQKLGEKLV